Proteins encoded by one window of Carassius auratus strain Wakin chromosome 24, ASM336829v1, whole genome shotgun sequence:
- the LOC113042630 gene encoding caveolae-associated protein 4a-like yields the protein MADKLGLAGVADEPSALNIFTLLERVSGIIDNVQACQQRMEERQLELENTVKTIQADVVKLTKEHTVTSSTVEKLLEKTRKVSCHVKDVRVRVERQNIRVKKVEETQVELLNKNKFRVVIYQGDNEVPAVPASKASPKGATGGDASLDPDAPEVLLPDSDEEYMVVEEADSSTAAKLKKTGLKRIESLKQTFSRENMTKTKENLGTKVNKLGERIVSTERREKIRQSGERLKQSGERFKESITKNVPAKLNLKKERTVAEGQEGAEGTTEGTAPVPPPKGRKASPGVAYTEPTEKQEVPDEGKGEESEVPMYDMKQLS from the exons ATGGCTGACAAACTGGGACTGGCAGGTGTGGCGGACGAGCCCAGCGCCCTGAACATCTTCACTCTGTTGGAGAGGGTGTCCGGGATCATAGACAATGTGCAGGCGTGCCAGCAACGCATGGAGGAGAGGCAGCTGGAGCTGGAGAACACCGTGAAGACCATCCAGGCAGATGTGGTGAAGTTGACGAAGGAGCACACCGTGACGAGTAGCACCGTGGAGAAACTTCTAGAGAAAACACGCAAGGTCAGCTGCCACGTCAAGGACGTTCGTGTGCGGGTGGAGAGGCAGAACATACGTGTCAAGAAAGTGGAGGAAACCCAAGTCGAGCTGCTGAACAAGAACAAGTTCCGTGTCGTCATCTACCAG GGAGATAATGAGGTCCCAGCTGTGCCTGCTTCTAAAGCATCTCCTAAGGGAGCAACGGGCGGAGATGCTTCCTTAGACCCTGATGCCCCAGAGGTCCTGCTTCCAGACTCAGATGAGGAATACATGGTCGTTGAGGAGGCGGACTCATCTACTGCTGCCAAACTAAAGAAGACCGGCCTGAAGCGCATCGAAAGCCTGAAGCAGACCTTCTCCCGAGAGAACATGACTAAGACCAAAGAGAATCTGGGCACCAAGGTCAACAAGCTGGGTGAGCGCATAGTTTCGACAGAACGGCGGGAGAAAATCCGCCAGTCCGGGGAACGGCTGAAACAGTCTGGCGAGCGTTTCAAGGAATCCATCACAAAAAATGTGCCGGCAAAACTCAACCTGAAGAAGGAAAGGACGGTGGCTGAAGGTCAGGAAGGAGCAGAAGGGACCACGGAAGGAACGGCACCCGTCCCACCACCGAAGGGCCGCAAGGCCAGCCCTGGTGTGGCCTACACTGAGCCAACGGAGAAACAAGAAGTTCCAGATGAGGGCAAGGGCGAGGAATCAGAAGTGCCGATGTATGATATGAAGCAGCTTTCTTAA